A single Cucumis melo cultivar AY chromosome 4, USDA_Cmelo_AY_1.0, whole genome shotgun sequence DNA region contains:
- the LOC103486479 gene encoding 60S ribosomal protein L12-1, protein MPPKLDPSQVVEVFVRVTGGEVGAASSLAPKIGPLGLSPKKIGEDIAKETAKEWKGLRVTVKLTVQNRQAKVSVVPSAAALVIKALKEPERDRKKTKNIKHNGNISLDDVIEIARVMRPRSMAKDLSGSVKEILGTCVSVGCTVDGKDPKDLQQEITDGDVEIPQD, encoded by the coding sequence ATGCCTCCGAAGTTGGACCCTAGTCAGGTCGTTGAAGTCTTCGTTCGCGTCACCGGAGGTGAGGTCGGAGCCGCTAGTTCTCTCGCCCCCAAGATCGGTCCTCTCGGTCTTTCCCCTAAGAAGATTGGAGAAGACATTGCTAAAGAGACCGCCAAGGAATGGAAAGGTCTTAGGGTAACTGTAAAGCTCACCGTCCAAAATCGTCAGGCGAAGGTCTCCGTTGTTCCTTCTGCGGCGGCTTTGGTAATTAAGGCTTTGAAGGAGCCGGAACGTGACAGGAAGAAAACTAAGAACATCAAGCATAATGGGAATATTTCTCTTGATGATGTGATTGAGATTGCTAGGGTTATGCGGCCCAGGTCGATGGCTAAGGATCTCTCTGGCTCCGTCAAGGAGATTCTTGGTACTTGTGTGTCTGTTGGCTGTACTGTCGATGGCAAGGACCCGAAGGATCTTCAACAAGAGATTACTGATGGCGATGTTGAAATCCCCCAAGATTGA
- the LOC103486482 gene encoding BTB/POZ domain-containing protein At5g03250 isoform X2, with the protein MWISTIKAVTKRLCSSGLPSDVTIEVGDMSFHLHKFPLLSKSGFLEKLIEQLPNEDESGCVLKLHDIPGGAKAFELVAKFCYDVKIELTSLNIVSLRCAAEYLQMTEEHGEGNLISQTEVFLNEVFGNWTDTIKALETCEEVGSYAEEVHIVSRCIDSLAIKACADPQLFNWPVKGQENVRSPNGTVLWNGISSTTKPQPTGEDWWYEDVSFLRFPLYKLLILSVEAKGLKSENIAASLIHYAKKNIPLINNQSSFNDMNHVASGITASTNSEVDQRLLLEELVGLLPSAKGVTTTNFLLRLLRTAMILHASPSCRESLEKKIGSQLDQALLVDLLIPNMGYTVETLYDIDCIQRILDHFMSIYHAPIASSPCIIEEGQMVSGTDTLTPMTMVANLVDGYLAEVAPDVNLKLPKFQALAAAIPDYARPLDDGIYHAIDVYLKAHPWLSDSEREQLCRLMNCQKLSLEASTHAAQNERLPLRVIVQVLFFEQLRLRTSISGWFFVSENLENSQHPNGNLGLPKNDCTKAMEEGRADEGGGGKDVKERVSELERECLGMKMELEKLVKTKKSWSLIPKKLGFGRKSQPCIPKPDDIMEQTTSVSAPQNNENGDLGQRVVA; encoded by the exons ATGTGGATATCCACAATCAAAGCTGTAACTAAAAG GCTTTGCTCAAGTGGGTTACCTAGCGATGTTACAATTGAAGTTGGAGATATGTCTTTTCATCTTCACAAG TTTCCTTTGCTCTCTAAAAGTGGGTTTCTAGAGAAGCTTATAGAACAGCTTCCTAATGAGGATGAATCTGGCTGTGTTCTGAAGCTTCATGATATTCCTGGTGGTGCCAAAGCATTTGAACTTGTTGCTAAATTTTGCTATGATGTTAAAATAGAGCTTACTTCTTTGAATATAGTTAGCCTTAGATGTGCAGCTGAATACCTCCAAATGACTGAAGAGCATGGAGAAGGGAATTTGATTTCTCAAACAGAGGTTTTCCTCAACGAGGTCTTTGGTAATTGGACAGATACAATTAAAGCTCTTGAAACTTGTGAAGAAGTTGGATCATATGCAGAAGAGGTTCACATTGTTTCAAGATGTATTGATTCATTGGCTATCAAAGCTTGTGCTGACCCACAGTTGTTCAATTGGCCGGTGAAGGGGCAGGAGAATGTCCGAAGCCCCAATGGGACTGTTCTATGGAATGGGATTTCTTCAACCACAAAGCCCCAACCTACCGGTGAAGATTGGTGGTATGAGGACGTGTCATTTCTTAGATTTCCCTTGTACAAGCTTTTAATTTTGTCTGTCGAAGCTAAAGGATTGAAATCTGAGAATATAGCTGCATCATTAATACACTATGCTAAGAAGAATATCCCCTTAATCAACAATCAATCGAGTTTCAATGATATGAATCATGTTGCGTCAGGAATCACAGCTTCTACAAATTCTGAGGTAGATCAACGACTCCTACTTGAGGAGCTTGTGGGCTTACTACCGAGTGCAAAGGGTGTCACCACAACCAACTTTCTACTTAGGCTTCTTAGAACTGCTATGATTTTGCATGCTAGTCCATCATGTAGGGAAAGTTTGGAGAAAAAAATAGGCAGTCAATTGGATCAAGCTTTGCTTGTTGATCTGCTCATACCTAACATGGGATATACAGTGGAAACTCTTTACGATATCGATTGCATTCAGAGAATTCTGGACCATTTTATGTCGATATACCATGCTCCAATTGCATCTTCTCCTTGCATAATTGAGGAGGGACAGATGGTCAGCGGAACGGATACACTGACCCCGATGACAATGGTGGCCAATCTAGTGGATGGATATCTTGCAGAGGTAGCTCCCGATGTGAACCTGAAGTTGCCCAAATTTCAGGCCCTTGCGGCTGCGATCCCTGATTATGCCAGGCCATTAGATGATGGAATTTATCATGCCATTGATGTGTACCTAAAA GCCCATCCTTGGCTTTCAGATTCAGAAAGGGAGCAACTATGTAGATTGATGAATTGCCAGAAGCTATCATTAGAAGCCAGTACACACGCAGCGCAAAATGAGAGGCTACCTCTTCGAGTAATCGTCCAAGTTCTGTTCTTTGAGCAGCTTCGACTACGAACATCAATATCAGGTTGGTTTTTTGTTTCTGAGAATCTGGAGAACTCACAACATCCGAATGGAAACCTTGGACTTCCAAAGAATGATTGTACAAAGGCAATGGAGGAGGGTCGTGCAGACGAGGGTGGTGGTGGAAAGGATGTAAAAGAGAGAGTTTCAGAGCTTGAAAGAGAGTGTTTAGGGATGAAAATGGAGCTTGAGAAGTTGGTTAAGA
- the LOC103486480 gene encoding uncharacterized protein LOC103486480 yields MASRRGGLGFGFGFHSKPNYIYPASESLRYSESSTENGLFEFDESDIWTSATTTTPTPPMESRKIFPISKKLPKRSGSAATAVEKAVKASSSLPVNIPDWSKILQKDQNKHGRRAVAEEDFDDSDDEDDDIRRAPPHEYLARRRGDSFSVHEGIGRTLKGRDLRMVRNAIWKKTGFED; encoded by the coding sequence ATGGCGTCACGGAGAGGCGGCTTAGGATTCGGATTCGGTTTTCACTCCAAACCTAACTACATCTATCCGGCGTCGGAGTCACTTCGCTATTCTGAATCTTCTACCGAAAACGGCCTCTTTGAATTCGACGAATCGGATATTTGGACCTCCGCTACTACTACTACTCCAactcccccgatggaatcgagAAAGATCTTTCCGATCTCGAAGAAACTCCCGAAGAGGAGTGGGTCTGCTGCCACGGCGGTGGAGAAGGCGGTGAAGGCGTCTTCGTCATTGCCAGTCAACATTCCGGATTGGTCGAAGATTCTGCAGAAGGATCAGAACAAGCACGGGCGGAGAGCGGTGGCGGAGGAGGAttttgatgatagtgacgacgAGGATGACGACATTCGACGGGCACCGCCGCATGAGTATTTGGCGAGACGGCGAGGTGATTCGTTTTCGGTTCATGAAGGGATCGGAAGAACGCTGAAGGGAAGAGATTTGAGAATGGTGAGAAATGCAATTTGGAAAAAAACTGGGTTCGAagattaa
- the LOC103486482 gene encoding BTB/POZ domain-containing protein At5g03250 isoform X1 has product MATMKLGIKPEAFHREGQTWLCSSGLPSDVTIEVGDMSFHLHKFPLLSKSGFLEKLIEQLPNEDESGCVLKLHDIPGGAKAFELVAKFCYDVKIELTSLNIVSLRCAAEYLQMTEEHGEGNLISQTEVFLNEVFGNWTDTIKALETCEEVGSYAEEVHIVSRCIDSLAIKACADPQLFNWPVKGQENVRSPNGTVLWNGISSTTKPQPTGEDWWYEDVSFLRFPLYKLLILSVEAKGLKSENIAASLIHYAKKNIPLINNQSSFNDMNHVASGITASTNSEVDQRLLLEELVGLLPSAKGVTTTNFLLRLLRTAMILHASPSCRESLEKKIGSQLDQALLVDLLIPNMGYTVETLYDIDCIQRILDHFMSIYHAPIASSPCIIEEGQMVSGTDTLTPMTMVANLVDGYLAEVAPDVNLKLPKFQALAAAIPDYARPLDDGIYHAIDVYLKAHPWLSDSEREQLCRLMNCQKLSLEASTHAAQNERLPLRVIVQVLFFEQLRLRTSISGWFFVSENLENSQHPNGNLGLPKNDCTKAMEEGRADEGGGGKDVKERVSELERECLGMKMELEKLVKTKKSWSLIPKKLGFGRKSQPCIPKPDDIMEQTTSVSAPQNNENGDLGQRVVA; this is encoded by the exons ATGGCAACCATGAAATTAGGCATTAAACCCGAAGCATTTCATCGCGAAGGCCAAACTTG GCTTTGCTCAAGTGGGTTACCTAGCGATGTTACAATTGAAGTTGGAGATATGTCTTTTCATCTTCACAAG TTTCCTTTGCTCTCTAAAAGTGGGTTTCTAGAGAAGCTTATAGAACAGCTTCCTAATGAGGATGAATCTGGCTGTGTTCTGAAGCTTCATGATATTCCTGGTGGTGCCAAAGCATTTGAACTTGTTGCTAAATTTTGCTATGATGTTAAAATAGAGCTTACTTCTTTGAATATAGTTAGCCTTAGATGTGCAGCTGAATACCTCCAAATGACTGAAGAGCATGGAGAAGGGAATTTGATTTCTCAAACAGAGGTTTTCCTCAACGAGGTCTTTGGTAATTGGACAGATACAATTAAAGCTCTTGAAACTTGTGAAGAAGTTGGATCATATGCAGAAGAGGTTCACATTGTTTCAAGATGTATTGATTCATTGGCTATCAAAGCTTGTGCTGACCCACAGTTGTTCAATTGGCCGGTGAAGGGGCAGGAGAATGTCCGAAGCCCCAATGGGACTGTTCTATGGAATGGGATTTCTTCAACCACAAAGCCCCAACCTACCGGTGAAGATTGGTGGTATGAGGACGTGTCATTTCTTAGATTTCCCTTGTACAAGCTTTTAATTTTGTCTGTCGAAGCTAAAGGATTGAAATCTGAGAATATAGCTGCATCATTAATACACTATGCTAAGAAGAATATCCCCTTAATCAACAATCAATCGAGTTTCAATGATATGAATCATGTTGCGTCAGGAATCACAGCTTCTACAAATTCTGAGGTAGATCAACGACTCCTACTTGAGGAGCTTGTGGGCTTACTACCGAGTGCAAAGGGTGTCACCACAACCAACTTTCTACTTAGGCTTCTTAGAACTGCTATGATTTTGCATGCTAGTCCATCATGTAGGGAAAGTTTGGAGAAAAAAATAGGCAGTCAATTGGATCAAGCTTTGCTTGTTGATCTGCTCATACCTAACATGGGATATACAGTGGAAACTCTTTACGATATCGATTGCATTCAGAGAATTCTGGACCATTTTATGTCGATATACCATGCTCCAATTGCATCTTCTCCTTGCATAATTGAGGAGGGACAGATGGTCAGCGGAACGGATACACTGACCCCGATGACAATGGTGGCCAATCTAGTGGATGGATATCTTGCAGAGGTAGCTCCCGATGTGAACCTGAAGTTGCCCAAATTTCAGGCCCTTGCGGCTGCGATCCCTGATTATGCCAGGCCATTAGATGATGGAATTTATCATGCCATTGATGTGTACCTAAAA GCCCATCCTTGGCTTTCAGATTCAGAAAGGGAGCAACTATGTAGATTGATGAATTGCCAGAAGCTATCATTAGAAGCCAGTACACACGCAGCGCAAAATGAGAGGCTACCTCTTCGAGTAATCGTCCAAGTTCTGTTCTTTGAGCAGCTTCGACTACGAACATCAATATCAGGTTGGTTTTTTGTTTCTGAGAATCTGGAGAACTCACAACATCCGAATGGAAACCTTGGACTTCCAAAGAATGATTGTACAAAGGCAATGGAGGAGGGTCGTGCAGACGAGGGTGGTGGTGGAAAGGATGTAAAAGAGAGAGTTTCAGAGCTTGAAAGAGAGTGTTTAGGGATGAAAATGGAGCTTGAGAAGTTGGTTAAGA
- the LOC103486481 gene encoding uncharacterized protein LOC103486481: MGGDRKRILIGLTVAMFVGLVVYMKLWTIDYSMSTDEAELLRRQFDLANREAMDESAEWRRMYDNELDRANRCKSELNQLKASFEKVGDAARINEKLTKMQEENFALRTQVDALQRRLEAEKSRCGSQ, from the exons ATGGGCGGTGATCGGAAGCGAATCTTGATAGGTTTGACTGTGGCGATGTTCGTAGGATTGGTAGTGTACATGAAGCTTTGGACCATCGACTATTCGATGTCTACCGATGAAGCCGAACTTCTCAG ACGGCAGTTCGATCTTGCAAACCGGGAGGCAATGGATGAATCTGCGGAATGGCGTCGTATGTACGATAACGAACTAGATAGAGCTAATAGATGTAAAAGTGAACTAAACCAG CTTAAGGCATCATTTGAGAAGGTGGGGGATGCTGCTAGGATCAATGAGAAGCTAACAAAGATGCAAGAG GAAAACTTTGCTCTCCGCACACAAGTGGATGCTTTACAGCGAAGGCTAGAGGCCGAGAAGTCGAGATGTGGCTCTCAATAA
- the LOC103486482 gene encoding BTB/POZ domain-containing protein At5g03250 isoform X3, with protein MSFHLHKFPLLSKSGFLEKLIEQLPNEDESGCVLKLHDIPGGAKAFELVAKFCYDVKIELTSLNIVSLRCAAEYLQMTEEHGEGNLISQTEVFLNEVFGNWTDTIKALETCEEVGSYAEEVHIVSRCIDSLAIKACADPQLFNWPVKGQENVRSPNGTVLWNGISSTTKPQPTGEDWWYEDVSFLRFPLYKLLILSVEAKGLKSENIAASLIHYAKKNIPLINNQSSFNDMNHVASGITASTNSEVDQRLLLEELVGLLPSAKGVTTTNFLLRLLRTAMILHASPSCRESLEKKIGSQLDQALLVDLLIPNMGYTVETLYDIDCIQRILDHFMSIYHAPIASSPCIIEEGQMVSGTDTLTPMTMVANLVDGYLAEVAPDVNLKLPKFQALAAAIPDYARPLDDGIYHAIDVYLKAHPWLSDSEREQLCRLMNCQKLSLEASTHAAQNERLPLRVIVQVLFFEQLRLRTSISGWFFVSENLENSQHPNGNLGLPKNDCTKAMEEGRADEGGGGKDVKERVSELERECLGMKMELEKLVKTKKSWSLIPKKLGFGRKSQPCIPKPDDIMEQTTSVSAPQNNENGDLGQRVVA; from the exons ATGTCTTTTCATCTTCACAAG TTTCCTTTGCTCTCTAAAAGTGGGTTTCTAGAGAAGCTTATAGAACAGCTTCCTAATGAGGATGAATCTGGCTGTGTTCTGAAGCTTCATGATATTCCTGGTGGTGCCAAAGCATTTGAACTTGTTGCTAAATTTTGCTATGATGTTAAAATAGAGCTTACTTCTTTGAATATAGTTAGCCTTAGATGTGCAGCTGAATACCTCCAAATGACTGAAGAGCATGGAGAAGGGAATTTGATTTCTCAAACAGAGGTTTTCCTCAACGAGGTCTTTGGTAATTGGACAGATACAATTAAAGCTCTTGAAACTTGTGAAGAAGTTGGATCATATGCAGAAGAGGTTCACATTGTTTCAAGATGTATTGATTCATTGGCTATCAAAGCTTGTGCTGACCCACAGTTGTTCAATTGGCCGGTGAAGGGGCAGGAGAATGTCCGAAGCCCCAATGGGACTGTTCTATGGAATGGGATTTCTTCAACCACAAAGCCCCAACCTACCGGTGAAGATTGGTGGTATGAGGACGTGTCATTTCTTAGATTTCCCTTGTACAAGCTTTTAATTTTGTCTGTCGAAGCTAAAGGATTGAAATCTGAGAATATAGCTGCATCATTAATACACTATGCTAAGAAGAATATCCCCTTAATCAACAATCAATCGAGTTTCAATGATATGAATCATGTTGCGTCAGGAATCACAGCTTCTACAAATTCTGAGGTAGATCAACGACTCCTACTTGAGGAGCTTGTGGGCTTACTACCGAGTGCAAAGGGTGTCACCACAACCAACTTTCTACTTAGGCTTCTTAGAACTGCTATGATTTTGCATGCTAGTCCATCATGTAGGGAAAGTTTGGAGAAAAAAATAGGCAGTCAATTGGATCAAGCTTTGCTTGTTGATCTGCTCATACCTAACATGGGATATACAGTGGAAACTCTTTACGATATCGATTGCATTCAGAGAATTCTGGACCATTTTATGTCGATATACCATGCTCCAATTGCATCTTCTCCTTGCATAATTGAGGAGGGACAGATGGTCAGCGGAACGGATACACTGACCCCGATGACAATGGTGGCCAATCTAGTGGATGGATATCTTGCAGAGGTAGCTCCCGATGTGAACCTGAAGTTGCCCAAATTTCAGGCCCTTGCGGCTGCGATCCCTGATTATGCCAGGCCATTAGATGATGGAATTTATCATGCCATTGATGTGTACCTAAAA GCCCATCCTTGGCTTTCAGATTCAGAAAGGGAGCAACTATGTAGATTGATGAATTGCCAGAAGCTATCATTAGAAGCCAGTACACACGCAGCGCAAAATGAGAGGCTACCTCTTCGAGTAATCGTCCAAGTTCTGTTCTTTGAGCAGCTTCGACTACGAACATCAATATCAGGTTGGTTTTTTGTTTCTGAGAATCTGGAGAACTCACAACATCCGAATGGAAACCTTGGACTTCCAAAGAATGATTGTACAAAGGCAATGGAGGAGGGTCGTGCAGACGAGGGTGGTGGTGGAAAGGATGTAAAAGAGAGAGTTTCAGAGCTTGAAAGAGAGTGTTTAGGGATGAAAATGGAGCTTGAGAAGTTGGTTAAGA